The genomic DNA taatgtgatttatttacttcCACGACATTTAAGACATCTTCATTAAGATGCATGCACACAGTGAATCAACCTCCTACTATTAGTACTACAGTTTTACTAACATCAGAGCCACTAATTGACAGTGGTAACTGTTTATATCcaataaaaaattttttttttggttcttacCAAAGTAGTCTGATGGTCCTAATCTTCCCACTTCCACAAACTCCTCGTTCTCTGAGCGACGCTGCAACACGGCTGCAGAACcctgagaacaaaaacaagtcagCTTTTCTTCTTACCAACATAAAAGAGTTggttaaattattatatttaaaaaatcaacagaaaaacaagagcactcagagagcGCAGACCTCCAAGGCTTTAACACGTTTTACATACCTGCACCTGAAAGGTTTACATTTAGATCCACTGGAtgtatagaactttacctgcttatagaTATAACCATTTTACATAAACACGACAAAATTCACCCTGATCTGTTAGGTTGTCACGGAGATAAACCGTACGTTTAAATTGCTGccaaatccataatctggatcagatttCAGATGAACTTTAGTGTGATTGTAGTGTTTaatcctgcatacacacaccacATTTCTAATCTGATGGGTTTCTTACAGTTTTGCCAATTATAAGAGACAGGGATTTCTTAAAATTATtctttcaattttatttaaaagtgtgtaGATTCTTACTAAAATTTAAGAGGAACAAAATTGCAAAcagacttgatttaaaaaaaaaaacaaaccagacaTTTCTTCAGGTTTCAAACCTGTTTATTTTTGGTGTGAACACACCAGAACCATGATGGTGTAAAAACTCTTAACagggtggttttttttttttaaaaatgggcCAAAATATGAACACAgcactgaataaataaacaacacatgaGCTGCAAAAACAGTTAACCTTAAAGGAGCTGTTATCGTGGAGAGACggagtgtgtgtttacctctAAGATGATGAAGAACTCGTCTCCAGGTTCTCCCTGCACAACAATCTTCTGTCCATCCTCAAACTGGACGGGCTCCAAGGCATCGGCGACTGTCAGACGCTCCCATTTGTCAAGAGACTCTGAGGACgacggagagacacacagagacgcaaCGTGGAAAATCTCTTTTAAAAGTGACTTGTTTTTAGATCTTTTTATATACAAGTATATACGGGCTGTCAGGTTATTTTAATCTCGGCACCAAACACGAGCTTCCCGTCTTCTATTTTTAGGCTTTGGctgattttgaaaatgaaaacaaactcacCTAATATGGACACTTTCCTGAGGAATTCTTCGTACATCTTCCTCTTTCTCAAAGTGCTTCCCTGCAGAGAGAAACATACTTGCGTTAGTTTAACTGCATGACAATGAGAGCAAGGCGTGATAATGATTATCTGGATATTAAGTTTATAAGTAGGGCATAAATATGTAATAGCATGTTTTCCCCAAAAGATATTGCGATTATGATTTGCGATAATGATCAAACCTCTGTTCCCTATTCACTGTGTAATAGATGTAAAACATGGTGAAGCATAAAGTTTAATAACCACTCAAGGCCGGAACAATTAAACAATTTCAAAACCAAAAAGCaactgttaaaaacacaagtaGCTTGTTGTAgtagctgcaactaatgataatgttattaattaatcaatctccaataatcatttgttgtttggtccacaaaaatgtgagaaaacGATGAAATATATTGACTTAAATgtcttgtccacaaacaaatttcgtgttttatatacatatttgaagcaaaagaaaccagaaaacactcatatttaagaagctggttATAAAATAATCAAACCAATTAAatgattatcaaagtagttggcaattcatttagtaaaacattaatacatgtttattcactgcagcCCTAGCATATACACATTATGCATCATAAAAGCTGctggtgccctgagacttttgcacagaacTGTACACATACgtagaaaaactaaaagtaagAGAAAACCATGAACGGTGTTGAGTTCCTCACCATAAGTATTCTCCTGTAACTGTCTCTGTCGATGCCCCACAGCTTGACGTTGGTCTTGGCTCGGACGGTGGCCGCCCTTGGGGTGCCGTAGATCAGGGCCAACTCTCCAAAGCTGCCTCCTTCTCCGATGCTGGTCACCCATTCATTGTTCACATAGACCTGTCAGAGCAGCGGGGTAGAAAACAGTGTCATAGACCGCAGcggaaataaaaagaaaaaggctttttaaatgattttaagtGAGAGTCAGATACTCACATCCATCTCCCCTTGGTCGATAACGTAAAAATTGTCGCCTTCATCACCTGAAAGGTTTAAAGGTTTACAACGACGACGTTAACAACAGCtcaaaaacaagtaaaaagacattttatttttgctcaacTCGGCGGTGAAGCGATGTGATCTCACCCTGCAGAATAACAGTTTCCCCAGCGATGTAGGTGACGGGAAACATGGCGTCGAAAATGTcactggaggggaaaaaagatatGTGAGATGATCGGCTCCACAGTTGCGCTCATATCCAAActctcacagagagagaaatcacAGGTACCTCCTCTCATTGTCATCCAGGTGGGAGAAAAGCACATTCTTTTCAATAGCTTTGGCCAACGCTGCCATTGTCTTGTAGTCTTTTGGAATGACCttaaaagagacacacacagacacacattgtgagtttttacttttattaatagttgttttttttttgctcttttctgACACCACAACAGATTCCTGGTGTTGTGAAAGCTTTATCTGAAAATAAACCAGCTTTTAGTAAAGTTACAACACTGTATAAGGTTGTTTGTGATGACTTTTGAGCAGCATTTGCTGGCTGCAAGTGTAAGTCAAAAATCATACATGATAATGATCTTTAAAGCAACTAAAGCAACTTGCCGCTTTACTAAAAGTTCttaaatattgttgtttatAAGACATTATTCCATTTCAGAAACTATGCATTTACTGTTCTCTGTGTAGAACTGCTAACATATATGGTTATGACAGTTCTAAATATATAAATGACCCAGGACTTCAGATCCTTCCTTCAAACACTGTTGTCAAAGTAAGTAAACAAATTGTTATACATGATTATAAATAGTTATAACGACTTTTGTAAAGCATTAGAAATGCATTATAATGTCTTATGCATGTGCTCCTAATGCATTATAAACTACACCTTCATAGAGAGTGTTACCAAACTTGATTGTGATGACGTTTCTCTCACTTAAAAGGCCTAGTGAGTAACATCCTTACAATAAATATGTTGGGTCATGTTTTATatcgtagtagtagtagtaggccTTTATTTTTGTACTTTGGTATTTTATACATACCCAAAGTACAGCGAAATTACAGCAATCAACCCGTCCgtacacacattaacacagcacaATAAGACAGACATGACAGGATGACCGAGGCAATATAAAGAGGGGGGAGGAAAGGGGAAGAAAccaagaggagggggggggctcCTGTGGGGGAGTACAGTGTGGGACcgggaaaaaaataatctcagCA from Solea solea chromosome 21, fSolSol10.1, whole genome shotgun sequence includes the following:
- the LOC131448362 gene encoding cAMP-dependent protein kinase type I-alpha regulatory subunit, with protein sequence MASGSTNSEEERSLRECEQYVQKHNIQQLLKDCIVQLCTSRPDRPMAFLREYFERQEKEETKQIQNQQKASSSRSDSRDEEVSPPMNPVVKGRRRRGAFSAEVYTEEDAASYVRKVIPKDYKTMAALAKAIEKNVLFSHLDDNERSDIFDAMFPVTYIAGETVILQGDEGDNFYVIDQGEMDVYVNNEWVTSIGEGGSFGELALIYGTPRAATVRAKTNVKLWGIDRDSYRRILMGSTLRKRKMYEEFLRKVSILESLDKWERLTVADALEPVQFEDGQKIVVQGEPGDEFFIILEGSAAVLQRRSENEEFVEVGRLGPSDYFGEIALLMNRPRAATVVARGPLKCVKLDRPRFERVLGPCSDILKRNIQQYNSFVSLSV